The genomic DNA GGAATTCTTGATTTCAAATCCATAGGCCAAAATATGCACTTCTGCATCTAACAATTTGGCATTTATTTCTACACCACTCCACAGGTAAGGAATACTGCTATCTGCATGATTCCATTGCCAATCCTCCAACCACTTTTGTGCTACTTGATACCCACAAACACTGTGATGATCAGTAATAGCCAGTCCTTTTAAACCAATGGTGATCGCCTGTTCCATTAGTATATCTGGAGACAATCTACCATCGGAGTATACTGTGTGCATATGAAAGTTGAACAACTTAGGACAACTTTGAGCATTAATGCCTTGGAAGACTTGTTTTAAAAGTTCTGTGGAAGCACTAGTCCGGGCAAAATTTACAACCATAACCCCCTCTGAACAAGAATATGAGATTCTGAATAAACTCAAACGCAAAACTTAAATCATAGAAGTTGCTAGCACCTCATACTAGTATTTGCCGCTACACTTTCAACTACAGTAATTATTTTTTGAGATTTATTAAAACTAAGTTAGCAAATCTCAATGCTTATAGTCATGAGTATTCTTGATTACTTCTATAAAGAAAGTTTAAACTTTTGCCTAATTTTTTATAAACACTGCTAATATC from Okeanomitos corallinicola TIOX110 includes the following:
- a CDS encoding PHP domain-containing protein, whose protein sequence is MVVNFARTSASTELLKQVFQGINAQSCPKLFNFHMHTVYSDGRLSPDILMEQAITIGLKGLAITDHHSVCGYQVAQKWLEDWQWNHADSSIPYLWSGVEINAKLLDAEVHILAYGFEIKNSCIKPYLQGLATTGKEYQAINVIAAIHDAGGLAVLAHPARYRRSHFDLIPKAAEYGIDGVEAFYAYKNPNPWKPCKVQTAEVKMLAEEYGLFSTCGTDTHGLNLLQRL